The Syntrophus gentianae genome contains the following window.
GAAGGCCTCCGGCAGGGAGGTGAAGACCATGAAGCTGTTCTTGGGCAGGACCTCAAGCAAAGGATACGTCACGATCTGAAAAAGCTGTTCCTTGAAGCCATAGCAGAGGGAAAAGCCGATCGCGAGAGCGATGAGGACGCGAACAAGGCGCTTGCGCAACTCTTCCAGGTGGGTTGTTAACGGCAGTTTTTCATCAGTAGATATGGTCATAAAGTATTCAGACGGGATTTTTTCAAAGACGGTGCAAGGAGACGCGTCCCGTATCCTCAGGAATTTAATCGCTTCGGGTCATTCCAATTCCTTATCAAAATTTGCACGGCAGCCGTCTTTGCGGACAGTCCCTCGACGTAAGTTGTAAATGAAGTCTGCGCTCTTCCTTGCCGCCCTGCTGTTCTCCTGAGCTGGTCATGGAACGATACTTTTCGGCTTGGGGAGAGGAAGGCGGAGCGGGACTGGGTCAGGGTTCATGACGGGATTCTGGCGATTGCCTATCTGGAGGTTGTTTCCTCAAGCTTTTTCTCCTCGGCGCTTTTATCTTCTCCCTTTTCCCCTTCTTTGGGCGTAGACTGCGGCTCACTGTCCTGCAGAGTGCCTTTGAGGCCGTCGGTTACCCCTTCAGCGGTCTTCTTGAATTCAGCCAGTCCTTTTCCCAGAGATTTGGCCACATCGGGCAGCCGCTTCGGTCCGACAACGAGCAGCGCGATGACGGCAATCAACAAAAGTTCCGGCATGCCGATATTAAACATAAATGGATCCACTCTAGTAAATTTCTGTCGGTTATACATACGGAAATAAAGGATTGTCAAATCATTTATCGAG
Protein-coding sequences here:
- the tatB gene encoding Sec-independent protein translocase protein TatB gives rise to the protein MFNIGMPELLLIAVIALLVVGPKRLPDVAKSLGKGLAEFKKTAEGVTDGLKGTLQDSEPQSTPKEGEKGEDKSAEEKKLEETTSR